The Caulifigura coniformis genome includes a region encoding these proteins:
- a CDS encoding peptidoglycan-binding protein produces MANLLLMGSTGTDVRELQTQLNAKFRPTPLLAVDGIFGPKTSAAVRGFQTKSHLTPDGIVGPKTRAALAAAPSVGPGPGPLPVPPPLPKPQIGPYTVPSPVYIAQDKTNSCWFASGQMLIQWKRNRTNMTDSRHPDPSESEKWSKVYTDDGGISNGQIKAFANDMGFEMVPPMSPTPEAILGWLTTFGPLWVNGVKHITVIIGIRGPREDTEVLVLDPADKANPGGTWRNLRTWYVLNSHSGRDTSGAVEAVFLRLP; encoded by the coding sequence ATGGCCAACCTCCTTCTCATGGGGTCAACGGGCACTGACGTCCGGGAGCTGCAGACGCAGCTCAATGCCAAGTTCCGGCCGACGCCGCTTCTGGCGGTCGACGGAATCTTCGGCCCGAAAACGAGCGCCGCCGTCCGTGGATTCCAGACGAAATCCCACCTCACTCCCGACGGCATCGTGGGCCCGAAAACCCGCGCCGCCCTGGCGGCGGCTCCGTCCGTCGGACCCGGTCCCGGCCCTCTCCCGGTTCCGCCGCCGCTCCCGAAACCGCAGATTGGTCCCTACACCGTTCCCAGCCCCGTCTACATCGCGCAGGACAAAACGAACTCCTGCTGGTTCGCCTCCGGTCAGATGCTGATCCAGTGGAAGCGGAACCGGACCAACATGACCGATTCGCGGCATCCTGATCCGTCCGAGTCCGAGAAGTGGTCGAAGGTCTACACCGACGACGGTGGCATCTCGAACGGCCAGATCAAGGCGTTTGCGAACGACATGGGATTCGAGATGGTCCCTCCCATGTCTCCCACGCCGGAAGCGATCCTCGGCTGGCTGACGACATTCGGCCCCTTATGGGTCAACGGCGTGAAGCACATCACAGTCATCATCGGCATCCGCGGGCCGCGCGAAGACACCGAAGTCCTCGTCCTCGATCCCGCCGACAAGGCGAATCCCGGCGGGACCTGGCGCAACCTGCGAACCTGGTATGTGCTCAACAGCCACTCCGGCCGCGACACGTCCGGCGCTGTCGAGGCCGTCTTCCTGCGGCTGCCGTAG
- a CDS encoding M1 family metallopeptidase: MRSLLVRIVHGTALLALGGLMTSGPTALAADAPSGPFAVSPGPDPFAQIDSLLSAPSESRLPSGAPGPAYWQQKVSYKLDLTIDEDAKMLRGKEHVTYENHSPHTLTYLWLALESNQAAPFSDGALAKTWKDNGEVTVEDFRRMLTAREFDGSTKILSLKATTGGDLSHTLNKGMLRVDLPRPLPAGGVFEFDLAWEYLINDTKLIPTRSGHEVLDDGTAIFGMAYCYPRLCAYTDYGGWRLKQPIRYGEFTLEFGDFEASITVPADHIVGATGALQNPGDVLSADMKARLKQSLTSGAPVTIVTKDEAETSRRKPSRETKTWKFAAKNVRDFAFTSSRAFVWDAWGVPLDGRTVICQSLYPREGMPLWDRYATHAVAHAVEIYSSVTGIPYPWPHATAVLGSHPSGGMEYPMISFNSPRPEKDGTYTDKTKWGVIRVIIHETGHNWFPMIVNSDERHWMWLDEGFNTFVQGFAERTWKDDPKIPTAQPKFVVDYLTSDLHQPLMTQPDNIQNIPQNAYFKTAVGLTMLRETILGRTLFDSAFKEYCRRWAYKRAEPADFFRTMEDASGMDLDWFWRGWFFSTSTSDVEIVAVHRRTIQDGDPTKNGEREKRKESKLPPSITRERDAGAPRRIDRIPELKDFYDGFDPHAPTDKQAEDFRKFMERLTPAEKKALQYDKVIYEVKLKNHGQLPMPVILKLEFNDQTSEIRRYPAEIWRLANGELSTLVLAPKPVVAVTVDPYNETADTNFSNNRFPRSIEETDLQITKPPVKIENPLHDSLEKERKAKEKLAKEKTAPPDVTP; encoded by the coding sequence ATGCGCAGCCTGCTTGTCCGAATTGTTCATGGAACCGCCCTCCTCGCCCTGGGAGGCCTGATGACTTCGGGCCCCACGGCCCTGGCGGCCGACGCTCCTTCCGGCCCGTTCGCAGTTTCGCCTGGGCCCGATCCGTTCGCCCAGATCGATTCGCTGCTTTCCGCTCCCTCCGAATCGCGCCTGCCGTCCGGCGCTCCCGGCCCGGCGTACTGGCAGCAGAAGGTCAGTTACAAGCTCGACCTCACGATCGATGAAGACGCGAAAATGCTTCGCGGAAAAGAGCACGTCACCTACGAGAACCATTCCCCGCATACACTCACTTACCTCTGGCTGGCCCTGGAATCGAACCAGGCCGCCCCGTTCTCCGATGGAGCGTTGGCCAAAACATGGAAAGACAACGGCGAGGTCACCGTCGAAGACTTCCGGCGAATGCTGACCGCCCGCGAATTCGATGGTTCCACGAAGATCCTCTCGCTCAAGGCCACAACCGGCGGCGACCTCTCGCACACACTCAATAAGGGGATGCTGCGAGTCGACCTCCCCAGGCCGCTGCCCGCTGGAGGCGTGTTCGAGTTCGACCTCGCCTGGGAATACCTGATCAACGACACCAAGCTCATCCCGACCCGCTCGGGACACGAAGTTCTCGACGACGGCACGGCCATCTTCGGGATGGCCTACTGCTACCCGCGTCTCTGTGCCTACACCGATTACGGCGGATGGCGTCTCAAACAGCCAATCCGCTACGGGGAGTTCACGCTCGAATTCGGCGACTTCGAAGCCAGCATCACGGTTCCTGCAGACCACATTGTCGGCGCCACCGGCGCGCTTCAGAACCCCGGCGACGTTCTCTCGGCTGACATGAAAGCGAGGCTCAAGCAGTCGCTGACGTCCGGCGCCCCCGTGACGATCGTGACCAAAGATGAAGCCGAAACGTCGCGCCGGAAGCCCTCCAGGGAAACGAAGACCTGGAAGTTCGCCGCGAAGAACGTCCGCGATTTTGCGTTCACCTCGTCGCGGGCTTTCGTCTGGGACGCCTGGGGGGTTCCGCTCGATGGCCGAACCGTCATCTGCCAGTCGCTCTATCCGCGCGAAGGCATGCCGCTTTGGGACAGGTACGCCACTCACGCAGTCGCGCATGCCGTCGAAATCTATTCCTCCGTCACCGGCATTCCTTATCCCTGGCCGCACGCCACGGCCGTCCTCGGGTCGCATCCGAGCGGCGGGATGGAGTATCCGATGATCAGCTTCAATTCGCCGCGTCCCGAGAAAGACGGCACGTACACCGACAAGACGAAGTGGGGCGTCATCCGCGTCATCATCCACGAAACGGGGCACAACTGGTTTCCGATGATCGTCAACAGCGACGAACGACACTGGATGTGGCTGGATGAGGGCTTCAACACCTTCGTTCAGGGATTCGCCGAACGAACCTGGAAGGATGACCCGAAGATTCCGACGGCTCAGCCGAAGTTCGTGGTCGACTACCTCACGAGCGATCTGCACCAGCCGCTCATGACGCAGCCGGACAACATCCAGAACATCCCTCAGAACGCCTATTTCAAAACGGCCGTCGGGCTGACGATGCTCCGGGAGACGATTCTCGGCCGGACGCTCTTCGATTCGGCCTTCAAGGAATACTGTCGGCGCTGGGCCTACAAACGGGCCGAGCCGGCCGACTTCTTCCGCACTATGGAAGACGCCTCCGGCATGGATCTCGACTGGTTCTGGCGGGGCTGGTTCTTTTCCACGTCGACCAGCGACGTGGAGATCGTGGCCGTCCATCGCCGCACAATCCAGGACGGCGATCCGACGAAGAACGGCGAACGTGAAAAACGGAAGGAGTCGAAACTTCCTCCGAGCATCACCCGGGAACGCGATGCCGGCGCGCCGCGACGGATCGACCGGATTCCCGAACTGAAAGATTTCTACGACGGTTTCGACCCTCATGCTCCGACTGACAAGCAGGCTGAAGACTTCCGGAAGTTCATGGAACGGCTGACGCCGGCGGAGAAGAAGGCCCTGCAGTACGACAAGGTAATCTACGAGGTGAAGCTCAAGAACCACGGCCAGCTGCCGATGCCCGTCATCCTGAAGCTCGAATTCAACGACCAGACCTCGGAAATCCGCCGCTATCCGGCGGAGATCTGGCGTCTGGCCAACGGCGAACTGTCGACCCTGGTGCTCGCTCCGAAACCGGTCGTGGCCGTCACAGTCGATCCCTACAACGAAACGGCCGACACCAACTTCTCGAACAACCGTTTCCCGCGCTCGATTGAGGAGACTGACCTGCAGATCACCAAGCCGCCGGTGAAGATCGAGAACCCGCTCCACGACTCGCTGGAGAAGGAGCGGAAGGCAAAGGAGAAACTGGCGAAGGAGAAAACCGCGCCTCCGGATGTCACGCCCTGA
- a CDS encoding RbsD/FucU family protein, with amino-acid sequence MLKHTLIHPKINEVLGRAGHHAKILIADGNYPASTTLGPNAELVSLNLTPGIVNCVDVLKAILSAIPIEVVNTMGIPADDPYSLQGDPPIWAQYREILDDYNVSAKLTPIPKWDFYNAVASREHVLTIQTAEQALWANILLSVGVRKVGE; translated from the coding sequence ATGCTCAAGCACACGCTGATTCACCCCAAGATCAACGAAGTCCTCGGGCGGGCAGGGCATCATGCGAAGATCCTGATCGCCGACGGCAACTATCCGGCCTCGACGACGCTGGGCCCGAACGCGGAACTGGTCAGCCTGAATCTCACGCCTGGAATCGTGAACTGTGTCGACGTGCTGAAGGCAATCCTGTCGGCAATTCCGATTGAAGTCGTGAACACCATGGGCATCCCCGCAGACGACCCGTACTCGCTGCAGGGGGACCCGCCGATCTGGGCGCAGTATCGCGAGATCCTGGATGACTACAACGTGTCGGCCAAGCTCACTCCGATACCGAAGTGGGACTTCTACAATGCGGTCGCCAGCCGCGAGCATGTGTTGACGATCCAGACGGCCGAACAGGCGCTGTGGGCGAATATCCTGCTGTCCGTCGGAGTGCGGAAGGTGGGAGAGTAG
- a CDS encoding alpha/beta hydrolase fold domain-containing protein has product MRAFLPLLVVMSLLAGDVRGAEPTSRVFVYKHSAEEPREIEVFFPPAHEPAKAKVPGMVLFHGGAWTGGTRRQFLRACEYFASRGLVTATVDYRKLTKAEARAAATGEKKRVCITDAKSAIRWFKSNATMLGIDPARVITGGGSAGGHISILATTNPGLNDPADPLDVSTSVVAYVLFNPAFTAEDQADPEIDALQHVGRNLAPAIAFFGTKDTWKPGWDAAAQKLKDVGNKTTEVQLAEGMPHGFFNKDPWQAVTLIAADRFLVRQGLLQGEPTLTAPETGERLVVTADAVKQVGPWNLTALKQTPEMRWVSQDGPVHSLLYRGEPFQGRDTEVFAFYASPATLRTAKAGERFPGVVLIHGGGGTAFAEWTWLWAKRGYAAIAMDLSGSRPNAPAFEADGTPVRNQTARSDTRTRLENGGPFHGHPEKFDSIGGDVSDDWPYHAAASVIRAHSLLRSFPEVIADRTAVTGISWGGYTTCLVASLDDRFKAAVPVYGCGFLHEGESVQKPSIDKLGDRRKEWVQAYDPSSLLLRCRIPILFVNGTNDVHYPLDSYQKSFDVVPGPKQMRIEVNMQHGHPPGWAPEEIGLFVDSFCRDEKALPVPGEIQVEGDVVRQSYSSDVPLKSAALHYTTDDGLRSSRTWKTIPAEIGTGVVTAPRPPAEANTWFLELRDERGAMVSSTIQFRR; this is encoded by the coding sequence GTGCGAGCTTTCCTTCCGCTGCTGGTCGTGATGTCGCTGCTCGCGGGCGACGTCCGCGGGGCTGAACCGACGTCCAGAGTTTTCGTCTACAAGCATTCGGCCGAAGAGCCTCGTGAGATCGAGGTGTTCTTTCCGCCTGCGCATGAGCCGGCGAAGGCCAAAGTCCCCGGGATGGTGCTGTTTCACGGTGGAGCATGGACGGGCGGGACGCGCAGGCAGTTCCTCCGGGCGTGTGAATACTTCGCCAGTCGGGGGCTGGTGACGGCGACCGTCGACTACCGCAAGCTGACCAAAGCCGAGGCGAGAGCGGCGGCGACTGGAGAGAAAAAGCGGGTGTGTATCACCGATGCGAAGTCGGCCATCCGGTGGTTCAAGTCAAACGCGACAATGCTGGGGATTGATCCGGCTCGCGTGATCACCGGCGGGGGCTCGGCCGGCGGGCACATCAGCATTCTCGCGACGACGAACCCGGGACTGAATGATCCGGCAGATCCTCTGGACGTCAGCACGTCCGTCGTGGCCTACGTGCTGTTCAATCCGGCATTCACCGCGGAAGACCAGGCCGACCCGGAGATCGACGCACTGCAGCATGTCGGACGGAATCTCGCTCCGGCCATTGCGTTCTTCGGCACGAAAGACACCTGGAAGCCGGGCTGGGATGCCGCTGCACAGAAGCTCAAGGATGTCGGAAACAAGACTACGGAAGTACAGCTCGCCGAAGGAATGCCCCATGGCTTCTTCAATAAGGACCCGTGGCAGGCAGTGACCCTGATCGCGGCCGATCGTTTCCTCGTGCGTCAGGGTTTGCTGCAGGGGGAACCCACTTTGACAGCGCCTGAGACCGGGGAACGACTCGTCGTGACGGCGGACGCGGTGAAACAGGTCGGCCCGTGGAATCTCACGGCGTTGAAACAGACGCCGGAGATGCGCTGGGTCTCGCAGGACGGGCCGGTCCATTCCCTGCTCTATCGCGGCGAGCCGTTCCAGGGGCGCGACACGGAGGTCTTCGCGTTCTATGCCTCGCCTGCGACTCTGCGGACCGCGAAGGCCGGAGAGCGGTTCCCGGGAGTGGTCCTGATTCATGGCGGGGGCGGGACGGCGTTCGCCGAGTGGACCTGGTTGTGGGCAAAGCGGGGCTACGCCGCGATCGCGATGGATCTCTCAGGCAGCCGGCCGAACGCCCCGGCCTTCGAGGCGGATGGAACTCCAGTCAGGAACCAGACCGCCAGGTCCGACACACGGACGCGGCTTGAGAACGGCGGACCGTTTCACGGGCATCCTGAAAAGTTCGACAGCATCGGCGGCGACGTTTCGGATGACTGGCCGTATCACGCGGCGGCGAGCGTCATCCGGGCGCATTCGCTGTTGAGGTCGTTTCCCGAAGTGATTGCGGACCGAACTGCGGTGACCGGCATCAGTTGGGGCGGTTATACGACCTGCCTCGTCGCCTCGCTGGATGATCGCTTCAAGGCGGCGGTTCCAGTTTACGGCTGCGGGTTCCTTCATGAAGGGGAGTCGGTCCAGAAGCCGTCGATCGACAAACTCGGCGACCGTCGGAAGGAATGGGTCCAGGCGTACGATCCCTCGAGTCTGCTGCTTCGCTGCCGGATTCCCATTCTGTTCGTGAACGGTACGAACGACGTTCACTATCCGCTCGACAGCTACCAGAAGAGCTTCGACGTCGTACCTGGGCCGAAGCAGATGCGGATCGAGGTGAACATGCAGCATGGGCATCCCCCTGGATGGGCGCCGGAAGAGATTGGCCTGTTCGTCGATTCGTTCTGCCGAGATGAGAAAGCCCTTCCCGTGCCGGGCGAGATCCAGGTTGAAGGGGATGTCGTTCGCCAGAGCTACTCCAGCGACGTTCCCCTGAAATCGGCCGCCCTGCATTACACGACGGACGACGGACTGCGTTCGAGCCGGACCTGGAAGACCATTCCGGCTGAAATCGGGACCGGGGTGGTCACGGCGCCGAGGCCGCCCGCCGAAGCGAACACGTGGTTTCTGGAGCTGCGTGACGAGCGCGGAGCAATGGTCAGCTCGACCATCCAGTTTCGCCGCTGA
- a CDS encoding ABC transporter ATP-binding protein/permease — protein sequence MTTERAATFSRKSLKWLQGIIGAFLKSPSGTKAKCWVGSLLLLMLCMNAMNVVNSYVLREFMSAIQDRERAAFVNFAWLYAGVFAASTVFSVLLRFSEERLGLLWRDWMTRSLAGVYMDGKIYLRLRSDESLTNPDQRISEDVKSLTVTTLSLVIMLTNSTITVISFSGVLWAISPTLFLVALAYALLGSGLTVLLARPLVNLNYHQADFEADFRADLVKVHQLADGIALAGFEGRSRDRLMERIRRLVENYLRIIAVNRNVGFFTTGYNYLIQLVPIVIVAPMFMNEGVEFGVIGQSAMAFSTLVAALSLIVTQFQSISAYFAVLTRLGEFADTVKRSAEHQDDGCVDCAKSADHFVFDHLTLRSSLENGQVLIENLILTIEKGTRVLINGNHAAQQALFRAAAGVPIIGSGRVIRPPVGKAAFVPENPFLPPGTLRESFVAPEHDATTTDEQVWEVIRAVGLNEAISRHDGDVRHDWHDLLSLRDEQLMAIARAILLRPDFAVLGHLNSSLKQSTERKILKLMQQHGITCISFSDQLPSAEFHDLCLELGDDGSWQIVDPRPERKSVELAG from the coding sequence GTGACCACCGAACGAGCCGCCACGTTCAGCCGCAAATCCCTGAAATGGTTGCAGGGGATCATCGGGGCATTCCTCAAGTCGCCGTCGGGAACGAAGGCGAAGTGCTGGGTTGGAAGCCTGCTGCTCTTGATGCTGTGCATGAACGCGATGAACGTCGTGAACAGCTACGTGCTGCGCGAGTTCATGTCCGCGATCCAGGATCGCGAGCGGGCGGCGTTCGTGAATTTCGCATGGCTGTACGCCGGCGTGTTTGCGGCTTCGACGGTGTTCTCTGTGCTGCTGCGTTTCTCTGAAGAGCGGCTGGGGCTGCTGTGGCGCGACTGGATGACGCGCAGCCTGGCCGGCGTCTATATGGACGGCAAGATCTATCTTCGACTTCGGTCCGACGAGTCGCTGACGAATCCCGACCAGAGGATCTCGGAAGACGTCAAGTCGCTGACCGTCACGACGCTTTCTCTCGTGATCATGCTGACCAACAGCACGATCACCGTGATTTCGTTTTCGGGGGTCCTCTGGGCGATCAGTCCCACGCTGTTCCTGGTGGCGCTGGCCTATGCCCTGCTCGGGTCCGGGCTGACGGTGCTGCTCGCCCGGCCGCTCGTCAATCTCAATTACCACCAGGCCGATTTCGAAGCCGACTTCCGAGCGGATCTCGTGAAAGTGCATCAGCTGGCCGACGGAATCGCGTTGGCCGGATTCGAGGGGCGCAGCCGTGACCGCCTGATGGAGCGCATTCGGAGGCTGGTCGAAAACTATCTTCGGATCATCGCGGTCAACCGCAACGTCGGCTTTTTCACGACCGGTTACAACTACCTGATCCAGCTCGTCCCGATCGTGATCGTCGCTCCGATGTTCATGAACGAGGGGGTCGAGTTCGGAGTCATCGGGCAGTCGGCGATGGCATTCTCGACGCTGGTCGCCGCGCTGTCTTTGATCGTGACGCAGTTCCAGTCGATTTCCGCCTACTTCGCCGTTCTCACCCGGCTGGGTGAGTTTGCCGACACCGTCAAGAGGTCTGCGGAGCATCAGGACGATGGATGCGTCGACTGCGCGAAATCGGCCGACCACTTTGTGTTCGACCACCTGACACTTCGATCGTCGCTCGAGAACGGACAGGTCCTGATCGAGAACCTGATCCTGACGATCGAGAAAGGGACGCGCGTGCTGATCAACGGCAACCACGCCGCCCAGCAAGCGCTCTTTCGAGCAGCGGCCGGCGTGCCGATCATCGGATCGGGACGCGTGATTCGTCCGCCTGTCGGCAAGGCGGCCTTTGTTCCAGAGAATCCGTTCCTGCCGCCAGGGACCCTGCGCGAGTCGTTCGTCGCTCCGGAACATGATGCGACAACGACTGACGAGCAGGTGTGGGAGGTCATTCGCGCCGTGGGGCTCAACGAGGCGATTTCACGCCACGATGGCGACGTCCGCCATGACTGGCACGACCTGCTGTCGCTCCGCGACGAGCAGCTGATGGCGATTGCCCGCGCCATTCTTCTGCGTCCGGACTTCGCCGTCCTCGGGCACCTGAACTCATCCCTCAAACAGTCGACGGAACGCAAGATCCTGAAGCTGATGCAGCAGCACGGCATCACATGCATTTCGTTCAGCGACCAGCTTCCCAGCGCAGAGTTTCACGACCTGTGCCTCGAACTGGGAGACGATGGTTCGTGGCAGATCGTCGACCCCAGGCCAGAGCGGAAGAGCGTCGAGCTCGCCGGCTGA